The DNA sequence ACAACTAACATTTGTGTAAATGCTATGAAGGTAACTAAATATCGTACTGGGTCCTCCAAAGCACCCAAAAAACTTTTCTCATAAGGAATTTCTTCCCCAGACATACTTCTAGACAATATACCAACAGGACCTTGTGAAGAGTACTTGTGAAATCTTCTCAAGACCCTAGGCATCACAAACCAAGCCAGTAGAGTACCAGTGAGCATAAAACTAGCTGGAACAACTACATTTTTGAGATACGGCTGTGAATCCAACAATCGTTCAACATGAGGAGAAAGCTCATCAGAAACTTCCTTAGCTTTCTGGCCGGTATAAGTTGCTCCCTCAACTACACTTTGCCAAAGATCTTTAACCTTATCAAGCCATTCATTTCCAACACCACTGTCAGAAACATTAACTCCACTGGCACCAGATGAGGCTGACACTATTTGGTCTACACCTTTACCAGCATTGCTACTACCAGAGGAGGAGGAATACGAACAGTACTTCAAAAGAGGGATTGCAGAAAAAAGAGGAACAGCCTTCCTAAAGTGGGAGTTTGAGAATGTGGATGAAGATGTACAATTGGGTCGGATTGTATAACATCTGACACCAATAGGAGACTTCAAACCCAATACATTTTCACGACTACTTCCAGTGTTTTCAAAGCTTTGTTTTCCTTTCACTTGGTAATGGAGATTTACAgaggcatatgatgttcttgtAATGTTACATGAGCAAAGCGATTGAGGTATCGGATAGAAATTGGTACAATTACGAATTGACTTCATTGTGGAAAACCTTGAACCAGCAGCCATTAAAGCAGCATAGCATATGGAAGGAAGGAATCTACAGCAGGCTTAGTTCAATCAAATCTCAATCTGCAACTCTGGAATGATTAAATCACAGATTACAagcaattattaataaacaatcACCAGAACCCAAATCACGCAAACAAAAGTACATGTGCAAATTaaccataaataaataattctacTTTCTCTGGTTTCATTTTCTAGTTACTTTTCTCGGCAACCAAACGCAAAATCAATTTGAGCGTTATTTTTATAATACCTGTTACTGTCGACTTTGGAGGTTTACATGAGCTTCGTTTTGGGCAAATATGGCGAAAGAGTAACAAAAATATGATCAGCAATTTTTAACAATGAGTAAGGTTAATTTCCCTAATACCCTTTCAAGTTTGGGATCTCTAACATCTTGGTCCTTTTAACTTTTTCTCATTTTCAATTTAACCCCTGTATCATGAAatgcttttttttcttctttttctttttcttttgatgaACAATGAAAATGCTCTTTTCTTGAGATCTACC is a window from the Cannabis sativa cultivar Pink pepper isolate KNU-18-1 chromosome 1, ASM2916894v1, whole genome shotgun sequence genome containing:
- the LOC115706423 gene encoding mechanosensitive ion channel protein 1, mitochondrial isoform X3, coding for MAAGSRFSTMKSIRNCTNFYPIPQSLCSCNITRTSYASVNLHYQVKGKQSFENTGSSRENVLGLKSPIGVRCYTIRPNCTSSSTFSNSHFRKAVPLFSAIPLLKYCSYSSSSGSSNAGKGVDQIVSASSGASGVNVSDSGVGNEWLDKVKDLWQSVVEGATYTGQKAKEVSDELSPHVERLLDSQPYLKNVVVPASFMLTGTLLAWFVMPRVLRRFHKYSSQGPVGILSRSMSGEEIPYEKSFLGALEDPVRYLVTFIAFTQIGMMVAPSTIASQYLLPAWRGAVIVSLVWFLNRWKTNVFTRALAGPVVAGLDREKLLALDKVSSVGLFVIAVMALAEACGVAVQSILTVGGIGGVATAFAARDVLGNVLSGLSMQFSRPFSLGDTIKAGSIEGQVVEMGLTTTSLLNAEKFPVIVPNSLFSSQVIVNKSRAGWRAIVSKIPLQINDLDKIPQIANDINSMLRLHSQVFLGKEAPYCFLSRVESSFAELTVGCNLKQMGWKGRVKNL